GATGCCGTAAAATGTCGGACCATGTAAGTGTAGTTAAGCAGCATCTATAGAACCATTCCAACGTCGAATTTCGTGAAAGTAATATATAAATACGTATCAATCGAAGGAGCGCGCTTCTTAtactttaatttctatttttttttattttctacctAAATTAAGTTTAGTAAAGGACCCGAAAGGTAAAGTAATCTTTTAAAGTTGATAAGCTGCaggattcattcatttgtttgctGCCAACTGCTTCGAAATCTCCATAGTGACTTcgaaactgcagaaaaagtaTGTTGTGGTCAAGCTTGTACCGATGGGAAATTTCTCGAAGGGAAtttctcgaagcggtgcagcaCCTGCGCAAAGCAGGCCGCATTCTCCTCGTTGttacaggagaaaaaattctatattttGATTCTGTATATTCTCTAGAagagaaaagtaaataattctTTAAACATCTACTGTTTTCAAACTGAGTGAAAACATGAAATGGTGAATTTATTATCTACAGATGTGTCTCGGATACTTTTCTGTGATTGCTTTGAAAGATATTGCTTTGAAATCCTTCACCTTAAAAAAGCGTAAGACAGGTAGAAGTTGCAAAATCTGCTATTCCTAAGTGTTTGCTTTCAATATTTTATACACCTTCGTTATAGTACGCTCCGCCTTTTTTGAATTCGCACAGTTTTGCAGGAAatcgaaatatttgaaatagcATTGAATTATGGATTTGGTAAGCTAAATGGGTGCAActgactttcactttttccattaaaatCTCCGTCATTTCCATTTCTCGATTTGTCGTTGCCTTCAGACAGCGAGCAATCGATGCAATCGATGACTCAGCGCTGCTGCATAACGAAGACACGTCGATTATTGTTCGTGGACAAGATTATTGATGAAACAATCACATGAATGTCAAAATGCGTGCGGAATTTTGCggctttgaaattttaaattttatttcatttatatttttaaagtgatgaatgttttcaattataagaattttctacaaaatccTTACAGAATTCACAACTCCGCACGCATATAATAGAAAAAGTAAAGTGGCAGTCACGTTTGTGCCAATGGGAAATTCCCCTAAGGATCCGATACTCAATTTAGCTAAGGCAGAgaatacaaaaatagaaattagagCGTAAAAAGCGTGCTCTTTCGATTGATAccgtatttaaaggcatctaCCCATGAATcaggggtggtgcgggtttcaggtggctTATGTCTACagagggtcgtagattatgagggagagggtgattccgtccatttcctcctaattgccgtaaaaaacggctcggaagatgcggcgcgtgcacgagtctggcgcgctccaatcgtaccagttgtaggaaatagcgccccggaacgcctgtagccgcatcttccgcggcgttttttacggcagttaggaagaaatgtacggaatcaccctcctccccataatctacgactccgtataggtataacccacctgagaCCTGCatcacaccagattcgtgggatgatgcctttaaatcttactttcatgaaatttgaCGGTTGAATGATTCTGTAGATGGTCTTTAACTATACTGACATGGTTTAACATTCACAGTATCCGATGTACCGTAAGCTTATTTTGTGGATCATATGAAGAAGTCACTACCAGAGTTAATTTGAACTGCCAAATATTTATCTGCAGAACTTTAGCCAGTTAGAAGTgctagaaaagtaaaatagcaGTCAAGTTTGTGCCAATGGGAGATTCCCCGAAGGGACAGAACGATAACCCACTGACGCCGGACCGCAACGATCGATCTGTTTCCGCTTTTATTACAGCCGTAAAACACCGCCGCCGTATTTAGTGCAGGCTGCATTCTACTGGCAGTATAGGAAAAATAGGTTGATATCGTATATtctctagaaaagaaaagtaaacaaatggCTTTTCACATAGAAACTCCTATCATTTTCAAATTGGGCGAAAACATCAAACGGTGGACTTATTATTGCTGAAGCTGTTATTCGCTAGCTTCCGaaatagtatttatttttactattttgtaCACCTTCTTAGGTAAACTGTATAGTACCCTCGAAAGCTCAAAAGTAGTTCCAAGTAAGTGATGCTGGATGAAATTCTCATTCTCGATGTcgttaattttgaagaaatgaatgtaaGTAAATAAGTCATTGTGAAGGGGAAACGTCATCTGTTCTCTAGTATTCCTCTGGACATAAATTTGCATGCACAGCGGAGGCGCGTCCTTTTGCAGGGTCTCCCAAACTGAGAGGGAGTTTGACACCTTTGATGTCTGGACATCTCAGGATTGCTTAGAGTAGGCCACCGCTAATactcaccaccgtcttggtaAAATGTagcaaggtggctccctgatctaCCTGCAATGAAAGTTAAGCTGTGACCAGGCATGCTTGGCATTGAGAAAACTCCACTTGCCGCTCCAGTGCATACACTGTCCTGGTACCCTGCGCAGCGAACCCTGCCGTCAGAGACGCCAGACGGTGTGGCAGTCGGTGAGTCTCAGGTTACTCAGCacgtctttgattctgaaCCAAGGCGACACATGCTCGACTTGGCATGGAGGCTGTCTCAGACTTTGTTCTTACAACGCGAGGACAGGATAGTctacagacgctgacctgcatgcctcTCAGAGCTGCAGAACGCATGATATCCCGCTtgattgctctgcaagagACCAAGTTCCGTCGTGAAGTAAAGGTGGTGTTGGTTTCGTCGTGCATGTCGTCAATCTCTTCGATTCTCGCAAGATCATGTCACCTCGTCTGTCCCTTTTTCGCCTACGCATTTGGACAAGTTTAgtgaggagctggaggaaggaGTCCACAACGAGAAATCCTTCCGCAAATTttttgtcggagacttcaacgcaaaactaagaaagggcacagaagaggaatacatgATCGGAAAATTTGGACTAGGGAGCGAAAACAGCCATTGTCTTCCCGGACTGTTTCGTCTCTTTCGTTCGTCTCTTTCGTAAGGAAAAGTTCATCGTAGATGGACATGGAAATCATTCAATGACACGACCAAATACTCACCAGCCGAAGGTTGTGTCTACTTGAGGTCTCGATAGTGCCATCCTTGTAGTgcttctgatcaccgtctctttCAAGCAAAAATACGACTCAGTCacaagatggaaaagaacatttgtTATTGGCAACAAAGGAGGAAAGAATTCGTATACGACAATTGCATACTCGAGAACTCCTTGTCCCGAGGCGATTGACACATAAGTagggacccaaacgtggactacgactTGGTCAGGGATTACGAGCTTGTGCTGAACGTACCTTGCCGGCAAGCTTGTACCGAATTTTGGAAACCACCAAGAAATTGTTGACTTTAAGGCTCGATTCGATTGTATCACACCTCAttcggttagtagcaaacaccagctgcagaaaagcgttgtaGGAAGTAAGTTGCATTATTTGCTGATTCCTGACCGAACTTCGAAACACAGGGTCGATGGTGGAAGACTGCGGACAGCTTGCAAAGCAACAAACAACAAGCATCCTGACAGAGACCGtattttccttcaaagaagTGCTCCATCTATTTACTGTCATTAGTTGAGGTGAAAAACTACTTCAGCTTTCGAGTGCTTGAGGATTCAAGTTTGGCTTTTGTAGAGTTTGTACTTAAGTCTTTCCTTTCGCAGGATCAGAAATTAAAGATTGTATAAGTGTTCGGAAGTAACGTATCACCATTTGAAGTAAACTGAGAGCGTTTCCTTGGTAAAAAGCATACGACAGGATTGTTGTCTCGtaggtttttctttgttcaagtCATCTAATTCGTACATTTATACGAGATTACACATTTCATAGCACACTTCATCAGATCACTTGTAATCATCGGCAGTTGGTCGATTGGCACGTGTATCACGAGATCGTACAATACCCGCCACCGTTCACGAGACATTCATGGCATACCGGTACAGCAAGACGTTTGCAATAGACTAAACCCGCTTCCTGGACACCATTAATTGTGTAGTAACTgcaaatcaatttttaatcATACTGATCGCTTAGCAATTCGATTCCTCTCACTTTGGTATCGCCACAACTTTCTCATAGCCCATTTTTTCATATAGCCGAATTGCTGGCAGGTTTGAATGCAAAACATGCAAGTATATctgaaattgttgatttttaaatGTAGAGTCAGGGAATCAGAGTTTTTGCTAACCAACTGGCTGCCCTCCTGAAGTAGTACTGTACTGGCGCGTTGTAAAAGTTGTGTGGCAACGCCAATCTTGCGAAATTCAGGTGCGACCATTAATGTTGTTATGTAACATACCTAAATTTTATAGTATCCAAAAGAcaacagaaaaattccatCTTTTGTACCTTCCTATAGGTATTGATAAGTTTCTGCTCTTCAACGTTCAGAATTTTTACGTCGAAATAATCTCCCACGCGCCTAATCACACCAATAGCTCCGATAAGTTTTTGCTGCTGATTATAAGCACCTAGATTCACAGCTGTTGATTTCATGATCCTGTGGAGTTTTCTTCTCAGCAAAGGAACGTACCAAGTGAGTAATGAGTGTTCGTGTCACTGGTTATCCTTAACCAATACGAATCGGGGTACGGTAGCGGCAGGCACTGGTGACCAAGTCTACAATCACACAACTTTGGTGTCAGTTTTAACCTTCCGTTAGGGGCAACGGATGTTACGGTTGGCTTTTCCTCTTGTCCCACCCTCAGCTATGAATCTTTAGTTATGATGAATTCTATCAAATTCAGTTATTTTCCTTGTAGATAAATCTAACAGAAGCAACAGCTACAAccacaatctccaagtcctcgcTTCTTTAAACCTCGGGGTTGgagagtgtatttatgttttcttgttatgccaacgaggtttaggtgagactttattattggcctgacgtttcgacaaactcgtctttgtCAAAGGCCATTCTCACCGACTAGCGAACCATCCCGTTCTTAAAGGCTGTCTTTAAGAACGTGATGGtcttctgttcttctttgttctttaaaggcatcaccccacgaatctgaggttgtacggatttcaggtggattcttcgtatacgggattgtagaagATTACGGCTTCGAGccatccggcgcgctattttctacaacgagctcgattggagcgtgccagctttgtgcacgcgccgcatcttcaggaccgtttttttacggcaattaggaagaagtggacggaatcacccccctctccataatctactattatAAGAATTCTCCAcacgtaccacctcagattcgtggggtgattcctttaagaaCGTGATGGTTCACCAACTCCACTAGTCGGTGAGGCTGGCCTTTGAtgaagacgagtttgtcgaaacgtcaagcCAATAATAATGTTTTACCCAAATCTCGCtggcaaaaaaaactacaaccaCAGTTTTGCCACTCCCATGACACGTGAACATTTCAGCATGTGGGATGGGTTTCTGTTGTGGGCAGGAACCATGCTATTGGCTAGTACGTTTCATTTTTGCGATCAATAGAACGAACTTACTCTCGTAAACCATGGAAATCGTCGGTCGTGAGTTCCCGGTAGGTAATGTCTGGCGGATACGCGCTCATTAATGAGCATGCGCCACCGACGAGTACGTCAACGCTAGCAAGGGAATGGAACCTACTTTGCTATAAGTCATGTTTTGCCTCAATTCTGAGGGtaaacacaaaattttttatgtTGTAAACAACCGTCCGAGATATCGATACGATCATTTCAACACAGATTAAAAGGatagaaggataaaatcacCGGCGTATCactccacttgggatgcgccaacgcgtttacTGAaactcgtaatcgttgaggttttagaacgcgtgttggcctacatAGTTGACCTGCTGAGGGTAGCCgatgcatcaagtcagtgAATTTATTGcaatggaaaaatttattttattttattcattatgtatttatttatgaaacgTTGCATtgccgccctagtgctcaccaagcctttcattcctccggcgtcgataaattggtaccagacttgtctgggaggataaaaacactgacttcattatcggctggcccccgcaaatcattgtgtaggccaacacgcgttccaaagcctcaacgattacgaattgcactaaaacgcgttggcgcgttggattgatacgcaatactttatttcatttttaatggaaaaaggTAAAGGCGGTAATGCAACGTTTCATGAATCAGCGACCCTGCTAAGAACTATTCTAGGTTGAGATGTGAAAGATTCGTTCCATAGCAGTGAATGTTAGTACCCAGGATACATAGCTGATACCGAAGTTTCTTTGTTGTTGGTCAACGCACTATGAACATTCTACGAAGAACAAAGCTGTTCTTCAGCCatcatatctttctttttttcacgtaACATGTAACCGCTTCACGCAGTTGTCCTGCTTTGTTCCAAacgccttaaaggcatcatcccacgaatctgaggtggtacggatttcagatggagcattcgtatacgggatcgtagattatggaggttccgtccatttcttgctaattgccgtaaaaacggcccagaagatgcggcgtgtgcacagagctggcgcgctccaatcaaactcgtagaaaatagcgcgccggaacgctcgaagtcgtatcttccgggccttttcttacgacaattaggaaggaatggacgaaatcaccccctctccttaatcttcgatcccgtatacgaatactctacctgaaatccgtaccaccacagattcgtggggtgatgcctttaagctacaCTAGCTTCGTGGTCTTTTATTGATTATCAATTGGTCAAACAATAAGAGGGTTCCGTCTAATGTTCTTCGTCTACCATAGCCGTCACTGTCCAAAATCCATGTCAGGTCGAACTTATTTGGTCTTTTTACTGCTTTTAAAAGCAGCTGTTAATAAGTCACTGATGGAACGCCAACAGATTTGCTTCTGATTGGTTGACAGGAAACGTGGACCGACTTATCAATGATAGTTGCACgcttacagtttttttttttaattttccgaGTTCTACATGGAGTTTTGATTCTCACCAGTTCAGCTGTCAGTTTTCTTCTTACGcgaattataaatatttattcccAACAACGTCACCACTATAAGTTTTACACTTTTTCTAGTTAACAAGACTATACACTTGGAGACAGGGACGAATAGAGTAGTggtgtctgaaaaaaaatggaaatcacCTCTTTACTAAAATGGGAACTGGTTCTTCATTCCAAATATGCAGAAATATTTTACGTATGTAACTCAATGCAGTACTGCTACCACTGGCAACAAACAGAAAATGCACAATAGAAATCATTTGGAATTCGTAATTAgggaaaataaattaacaaaaagGTATCACATTCGGATAGAAATCACGACTAGAGCATGCCTCACTTCATGAGAACCTTAGATGATAAAGAATCTGCAGATCTCAAACTCGGATAATCGCCATAAaaaaacatacacacacaaaacACGTACATACTATGAGACTAAGAGAGAAAATCCTGGCAATTTCAAATGTAAGCACTCTAAGAAGCACCCTAGGACTAATCACAAAGATATTATGCG
This is a stretch of genomic DNA from Necator americanus strain Aroian chromosome II, whole genome shotgun sequence. It encodes these proteins:
- a CDS encoding hypothetical protein (NECATOR_CHRII.G5244.T1), which produces MLGIEKTPLAAPVHTLSWYPAQRTLPSETPDGVAVDFVLTTRGQDSLQTLTCMPLRAAERMISRLIALQETKFRREVKVVLVSSCMSSISSILARSCHLVCPFFAYAFGQV
- a CDS encoding hypothetical protein (NECATOR_CHRII.G5246.T1); the encoded protein is MSAYPPDITYRELTTDDFHGLRELGHQCLPLPYPDSYWLRITSDTNTHYSLGAYNQQQKLIGAIGVIRRVGDYFDVKILNVEEQKLINTYRKVCYITTLMVAPEFRKIGVATQLLQRASTVLLQEGSQLIYLHVLHSNLPAIRLYEKMGYEKVVAIPNYYTINGVQEAGLVYCKRLAVPVCHECLVNGGGYCTIS